Proteins from a single region of Falsibacillus pallidus:
- a CDS encoding class I SAM-dependent methyltransferase, with translation MSNHYYSRTPEVKSEPQYWEFRLKNHTFRFKTDTGVFSKSEVDFGSRLLIETFETPDTKGPILDVGCGYGPIGLSIAKSEPERTVHMIDVNQRALSLAEENAKANHVENVRIYESDRLIGVKESGFAAVITNPPIRAGKTVVHDIFEQSHKVLADNGELWVVIQKKQGAPSAKAKLEGLFTEVDIVEKSKGYFIIRAKKY, from the coding sequence ATGTCAAATCATTATTATTCCCGAACACCTGAAGTAAAAAGTGAACCTCAGTATTGGGAGTTTCGGTTGAAAAATCACACGTTCCGCTTTAAGACCGATACCGGAGTCTTTTCGAAAAGCGAAGTGGACTTTGGTTCAAGGCTTTTGATAGAAACGTTTGAAACTCCGGACACGAAAGGTCCTATCCTTGATGTCGGCTGCGGTTATGGTCCCATCGGGCTGAGTATTGCAAAAAGCGAGCCGGAGCGGACAGTTCATATGATAGATGTTAACCAGCGTGCACTCTCTCTTGCAGAGGAAAATGCGAAAGCGAATCACGTTGAGAATGTTCGGATCTATGAAAGTGATCGTCTGATAGGCGTGAAGGAATCAGGGTTCGCTGCAGTCATCACCAATCCCCCTATCCGTGCCGGAAAAACAGTGGTGCACGATATTTTTGAGCAGAGCCATAAGGTTTTAGCTGACAATGGAGAGCTTTGGGTGGTCATCCAAAAAAAGCAGGGGGCGCCAAGTGCAAAGGCGAAATTAGAAGGATTATTTACCGAAGTAGATATTGTAGAAAAAAGCAAGGGTTATTTTATCATTAGAGCAAAAAAATATTGA
- the rplL gene encoding 50S ribosomal protein L7/L12, whose product MTKEQIIEAIKEMTVLDLNDLVKAIEEEFGVTAAAPVAMMGGAAGGDAAAEKTEFDVVLTEAGAQKIKVIKVVREITGLGLKEAKELVDNTPKALKEGIAKEEAEELKGKLEEVGAVVEVK is encoded by the coding sequence ATGACTAAAGAACAAATCATCGAAGCGATCAAAGAAATGACAGTTCTTGATCTTAACGATCTTGTAAAAGCAATTGAAGAAGAATTTGGTGTAACTGCTGCTGCTCCTGTAGCAATGATGGGTGGAGCTGCTGGTGGAGACGCTGCAGCTGAAAAAACTGAATTTGATGTTGTACTAACTGAAGCTGGTGCACAAAAAATCAAAGTTATCAAAGTTGTTCGCGAAATCACAGGCCTTGGTCTTAAAGAAGCGAAAGAACTTGTTGATAACACTCCTAAAGCTCTTAAAGAAGGCATCGCTAAAGAAGAAGCTGAAGAACTTAAAGGCAAGCTTGAAGAAGTTGGAGCCGTTGTTGAAGTTAAGTAA
- the rplJ gene encoding 50S ribosomal protein L10: MSSVLEQKKQLVNEISEKFKSSVSTIVVDYRGLSVAEVTELRKQLREAGIEFKVYKNTMTRRAADAAELSGLNDALTGPNAIAFSTEDVVAPAKVLNDFAKKHEALEIKAGVIEGNIATVEEIKALAELPSREGLLSMLLSVLQAPMRNFALAAKAVAEQKEEQGA; the protein is encoded by the coding sequence ATGAGCAGCGTTTTAGAACAAAAGAAACAACTAGTAAACGAAATCTCTGAGAAATTCAAATCCAGTGTGTCTACTATCGTAGTTGACTACCGTGGATTGAGCGTTGCAGAGGTGACAGAACTTCGTAAGCAGCTTCGTGAAGCTGGAATCGAGTTCAAAGTGTACAAAAACACGATGACTCGCCGTGCGGCTGATGCAGCAGAACTTAGTGGGTTGAATGACGCTCTTACAGGTCCTAACGCAATCGCGTTCAGTACTGAAGATGTCGTAGCTCCTGCGAAAGTTCTTAACGACTTTGCTAAAAAGCATGAAGCTTTGGAAATCAAAGCTGGTGTCATCGAAGGAAACATTGCAACTGTTGAAGAAATCAAAGCACTTGCAGAACTACCATCTCGCGAAGGCTTGCTTTCTATGTTGCTTAGCGTACTTCAAGCACCTATGCGCAACTTTGCCCTTGCTGCTAAAGCAGTGGCAGAACAAAAAGAAGAACAAGGCGCTTAA
- the rplA gene encoding 50S ribosomal protein L1, whose translation MAKKGKKYLEAVKLVDRTKAYSVEEAIELAKKANFTKFDASVEVAFRLGVDPKKADQQIRGAVVLPNGTGKTQRVLVFAKGEKAKEAEAAGADYVGDADYITKIQQGWFEFDVIVATPDMMGEVGKIGRVLGPKGLMPNPKTGTVTFDVEKAVNEIKAGKVEYRVDKSGNVHVPIGKVSFEDNKLVENFTTIFDTMLKAKPSAAKGTYMKNLTVTTTMGPGVKVDPSSFAAK comes from the coding sequence ATGGCGAAAAAAGGTAAAAAATATCTTGAAGCTGTAAAATTAGTAGACCGTACAAAAGCTTATTCTGTTGAAGAAGCTATCGAGTTGGCTAAAAAAGCTAACTTCACTAAATTCGATGCATCTGTAGAAGTTGCATTCCGTCTTGGCGTAGATCCTAAGAAAGCTGACCAACAAATCCGTGGTGCAGTCGTTCTTCCGAACGGTACTGGTAAAACACAACGCGTATTGGTATTTGCTAAAGGTGAAAAAGCGAAAGAAGCAGAAGCTGCTGGAGCTGACTACGTAGGCGATGCTGATTACATCACTAAGATCCAACAAGGTTGGTTCGAGTTCGACGTAATCGTTGCAACTCCTGACATGATGGGTGAAGTTGGTAAAATCGGTCGCGTATTGGGACCAAAAGGTTTAATGCCAAACCCTAAAACTGGCACAGTTACTTTCGATGTAGAAAAAGCTGTCAACGAAATCAAAGCTGGTAAAGTAGAATACCGTGTTGATAAATCCGGTAACGTTCATGTTCCAATCGGTAAAGTGTCTTTCGAAGACAACAAGCTGGTTGAAAACTTTACAACAATCTTCGATACTATGCTTAAAGCTAAGCCATCTGCGGCTAAAGGTACTTACATGAAGAATCTTACTGTAACTACTACAATGGGCCCTGGTGTAAAAGTTGATCCTTCTTCTTTCGCAGCGAAGTAA
- the rplK gene encoding 50S ribosomal protein L11 produces MAKKVIKLVKLQIPAGKANPAPPVGPALGQAGVNIMGFCKEFNARTADQAGLIIPVEITVFEDRSFTFITKTPPAAVLLKKAAGIESGSGEPNRKKVATVKRDKVREIAETKMPDLNAASVESAMRMVEGTARSMGIVIED; encoded by the coding sequence GTGGCTAAAAAAGTAATTAAACTTGTTAAATTGCAAATTCCTGCTGGTAAAGCGAACCCTGCACCACCTGTTGGACCTGCATTGGGTCAAGCTGGTGTTAACATCATGGGATTCTGTAAAGAATTCAACGCTCGTACAGCAGATCAAGCTGGCTTAATCATTCCAGTTGAAATCACGGTATTTGAAGACCGTTCATTTACATTCATTACGAAGACTCCGCCTGCAGCTGTTCTTTTAAAGAAAGCGGCTGGCATCGAGTCAGGTTCTGGAGAACCTAACCGTAAAAAGGTTGCAACAGTCAAACGTGACAAGGTACGTGAGATTGCTGAAACAAAAATGCCTGACCTGAATGCTGCAAGTGTTGAATCAGCAATGCGCATGGTCGAAGGTACTGCACGCAGCATGGGTATCGTCATCGAAGACTAA
- the nusG gene encoding transcription termination/antitermination protein NusG — MEKNWYVVHTYSGYENKVKANLEKRVETMGMQDKIFRVIVPEEEETDIKNGKKKVVKRKVFPGYVLVEIIMTDDSWYVVRNTPGVTGFVGSSGSGSKPTPLLPEEVVTILKHMGMEEKRVDVSYTLGETVSVKEGPFANFTGTVEEIDRDKGKVKVMVNMFGRETPVELDFIQVDKL; from the coding sequence ATGGAAAAGAATTGGTATGTTGTCCATACGTATTCAGGATACGAAAATAAAGTTAAAGCAAACCTGGAGAAGCGTGTCGAAACAATGGGGATGCAAGATAAGATTTTTCGTGTGATCGTACCTGAAGAGGAAGAAACTGATATCAAGAACGGAAAGAAAAAAGTGGTAAAAAGGAAAGTATTCCCTGGCTACGTGCTTGTAGAAATCATCATGACGGATGATTCATGGTATGTTGTACGGAACACGCCTGGTGTTACAGGATTCGTTGGTTCTTCCGGTTCCGGATCGAAGCCGACTCCGCTTCTTCCTGAGGAAGTTGTGACAATCCTTAAACATATGGGAATGGAAGAAAAGCGAGTGGATGTCTCCTACACATTGGGCGAGACTGTATCTGTCAAAGAAGGTCCATTTGCGAACTTCACAGGTACTGTCGAAGAGATCGACCGCGACAAAGGAAAAGTCAAAGTCATGGTCAATATGTTTGGCCGGGAAACGCCGGTTGAGCTTGATTTTATACAAGTTGATAAATTATAA
- the secE gene encoding preprotein translocase subunit SecE: protein MSSITQFFRNVTSEMRKVSWPKRKELTGYTVTVFATVIFLTLFFAVVDLGISKLVRLILE from the coding sequence ATGTCTAGCATAACGCAATTCTTCCGCAATGTTACATCCGAAATGAGAAAGGTCAGCTGGCCAAAAAGAAAAGAACTAACAGGCTATACGGTCACAGTGTTTGCAACTGTCATTTTTCTTACTTTATTCTTTGCTGTTGTAGATTTAGGAATTTCTAAGCTTGTCCGACTCATTTTAGAATAG
- the rpmG gene encoding 50S ribosomal protein L33, protein MSKKVVLACSVCSSRNYSTNHKAPSGDRLELRKFCKTCNDHTIHKETK, encoded by the coding sequence ATGAGTAAAAAGGTCGTATTGGCATGTTCTGTTTGCAGTTCCCGCAACTATTCTACTAATCATAAAGCGCCAAGCGGAGATAGGTTGGAATTGAGGAAGTTTTGCAAAACCTGCAATGACCACACCATCCATAAGGAAACAAAGTAG